One Siniperca chuatsi isolate FFG_IHB_CAS linkage group LG5, ASM2008510v1, whole genome shotgun sequence DNA window includes the following coding sequences:
- the p2rx2 gene encoding P2X purinoceptor 2 produces the protein MCEAFHQFIMGLRLFIKEYFLGFWDYETPKVMVVKNRTLGVIYRGVQFLVITYFIWYVFISQKAYQESETRPESSVYTLMKGTAVHGDDILDTVEYARPSEGGDVISTILRREVTYDQRQGTCAEYFKVANANCTTDSDCVQGEVDFDGHGRRTGRCVQYYNHTFKTCEIHTWCPIEEYAVVREPALVEAINFTVFIRNSIHFPRFKVLRGNIKDASNKRGMQKYLNKCLYDEEKEPYCPNFRLGYIADQARENFSELCRTGGVIGVFINWKCNLDLDPSHCKPTYSFRRLDLRKDQANSGYYYRFAKYYSKDGVQSRTLIKAYGIRLDVIVHGHAGKFSPIPTIISTVTAMTSVGICTIICDWIMLTFIDKNEVYSDRKFDEIIKEPKVPISTELSFINSYGSNHSDLSDGVPL, from the exons ATGTGTGAAGCATTTCATCAGTTCATCATGGGGCTGCGGCTTTTTATAAAGGAGTATTTTCTTGGTTTCTGGGACTATGAGACACCAAAGGTGATGGTGGTTAAAAACAGAACTCTTGGAGTCATATACAGAGGTGTTCAGTTTCTTGTGATCACCTATTTCATCTG GTACGTCTTCATAAGTCAGAAAGCCTACCAAGAGAGTGAAACTCGTCCAGAGAGCTCTGTTTACACGCTCATGAAAGGCACAGCAGTTCATGGAGATGATATCTTGGACACTGTGGAGTATGCTCGACCCTCAGAG GGCGGTGATGTGATTAGTACAATATTGAGACGCGAAGTTACATATGATCAGAGGCAAGGAACCTGCGCTGAG TATTTCAAAGTTGCCAATGCCAACTGTACGACAGACTCTGACTGTGTCCAGGGAGAGGTTGACTTTGATGGCCATG GCAGAAGGACCGGCAGATGTGTTCAGTACTACAACCACACCTTCAAAACCTGTGAGATCCATACCTGGTGTCCTATTGAGGAGTACGCTGTAGTACG AGAACCAGCATTAGTGGAGGCCATCAATTTCACGGTGTTCATCAGGAACTCTATCCACTTCCCCAGATTTAAAGTGCTGAG GGGAAATATCAAAGATGCTTCAAACAAGCGTGGCATGCAGAAATACCTCAATAAGTGTCTTTATGATGAGGAGAAAGAGCCCTACTGTCCAAACTTCCGTCTGGGCTACATCGCAGATCAAGCAAGGGAGAATTTCAGTGAGCTCTGCAGGACT GGAGGAGTGATAGGGGTTTTCATCAACTGGAAGTGTAACCTGGACCTGGATCCTTCACACTGTAAACCTACATATTCCTTCCGTCGTCTTGATCTCCGAAAGGATCAGGCCAACTCTGGTTACTACTACAG GTTTGCCAAATATTACAGTAAGGATGGGGTACAGTCTAGGACACTTATCAAGGCCTATGGCATCCGTCTGGATGTCATAGTACACGGACAT GCTGGTAAATTCAGTCCCATCCCAACCATTATCAGCACAGTGACTGCTATGACTTCAGTTGGGATT TGCACCATTATCTGTGACTGGATCATGCTGACGTTTATTGACAAGAATGAAGTCTACAGTGACAGAAAGTTTGATGAG ATTATCAAGGAGCCCAAGGTGCCCATTTCCACTGAGCTCAGCTTCATCAACAGCTACGGCTCAAACCATTCAGACCTGTCAGACGGTGTGCCGCTGTAA